A window from Ignavibacteriota bacterium encodes these proteins:
- a CDS encoding DNA-formamidopyrimidine glycosylase yields MPELPDLLHMQKYLRAHVVGQTITAAELRQPIVLRNAVGDPPEFILKSLAITAVNVHGPFIRFTISSTLELIMNLMLAGRIQHQRKPDKTLGHLCMVLHLSDGTRLNICDEQKMMKIYFVHSGVYTSIPNFTKLGLPIMDPSFTLDALAAAAKEHSRKQVRVFINDHTILNSIGNAYADEILFAAGIHPKTIVASLTGEDLQKLHTAVAGVMTDGVRAVAAANQPIHIKVRDHMKVRNRKGQPCLQCGTIIRREGVRGYDVFFCPTCQPARRKVFVDWSTLPPPAAPGADCE; encoded by the coding sequence ATGCCGGAACTCCCCGATCTCCTCCATATGCAGAAGTACCTCCGCGCACACGTGGTCGGGCAGACCATTACTGCCGCGGAACTGCGGCAGCCCATCGTCCTCCGCAATGCCGTCGGCGATCCCCCGGAATTCATCCTCAAGTCCCTCGCGATCACCGCGGTGAACGTCCACGGACCGTTCATCCGCTTCACGATCAGCTCCACACTGGAGCTCATCATGAATCTCATGCTGGCCGGACGCATCCAGCACCAGCGGAAGCCGGACAAGACCCTCGGCCATCTGTGCATGGTCCTGCACCTGTCGGACGGCACACGCCTGAACATCTGTGACGAGCAGAAGATGATGAAGATCTACTTCGTGCATTCGGGCGTCTACACCTCGATCCCGAATTTCACGAAGCTCGGGCTTCCCATCATGGATCCCTCATTCACTCTGGATGCGCTCGCGGCCGCGGCGAAGGAACATTCCCGGAAACAGGTCCGGGTCTTCATCAACGACCACACCATCCTGAACAGCATCGGGAATGCGTACGCGGACGAGATCCTGTTCGCGGCGGGGATCCACCCCAAGACCATCGTCGCATCCCTGACCGGAGAGGATCTGCAGAAACTCCATACGGCGGTCGCCGGAGTGATGACCGATGGGGTCCGCGCGGTCGCCGCGGCGAACCAGCCCATCCACATCAAAGTGCGCGACCATATGAAGGTCCGCAACCGGAAGGGACAACCCTGCCTGCAATGCGGCACGATCATTCGCCGCGAGGGCGTCCGCGGCTACGACGTCTTTTTTTGCCCCACCTGCCAGCCGGCCCGCCGCAAGGTGTTCGTCGATTGGAGCACACTCCCACCACCGGCGGCCCCCGGAGCGGATTGCGAATAA
- a CDS encoding OmpA family protein — protein sequence MRSLTVICTLVLLSVMCTVFAFGQDAIRAQLFGETDKLLEAAKAGNAHLYAPTQYEKAMEAYQDAEAALKKGKDLEGIRETLTEANGYFQRTLEVCKVGQVAFAAVMNARGDAISAEAARFSPEPWTKAEEQLKKAAMDLEDGDMNDAKARAGEAEGMYRTAELEAIKANYLGPARALVDKADEMDARESAPATITATEKLIRQAEELLKSNRYDTDEARQLAQEAKYEGQHAITLFQSITAFKKSERTLEDLITTYEGYLTTVGKALDMTARFDGGPDAAVNALTAEINKREAETARERGTIKRQEEEIVTLKQQIASMESRLGSLTEAERELKRRIEIQKRQEETFTVVSAMFTKQEGMVLRDGQNGIIRLYGLTFPPGRNTIDPQYFGLLTKVQEAIRKFGRSQVSVEGHTDSRGSDDANQKLSESRALAVAEYLRANMGGNFPIVSQGFGESKPVASNDTEDGRAKNRRIDIIIVPEWAVK from the coding sequence ATGCGCAGTCTGACTGTGATCTGTACCCTTGTTCTCCTGTCCGTGATGTGCACGGTTTTTGCCTTCGGACAGGATGCCATCCGCGCGCAACTGTTCGGGGAGACCGACAAACTGCTCGAAGCAGCAAAGGCCGGGAACGCGCATCTCTACGCTCCGACCCAATACGAAAAGGCGATGGAAGCCTATCAGGACGCCGAGGCGGCCCTCAAGAAGGGAAAGGACCTTGAAGGGATCCGCGAGACCCTGACCGAGGCGAACGGCTATTTCCAGCGCACCCTTGAGGTGTGTAAGGTCGGTCAGGTCGCGTTCGCAGCCGTCATGAATGCCCGCGGCGATGCCATCAGCGCCGAAGCGGCGCGGTTCTCGCCTGAGCCGTGGACGAAGGCCGAAGAGCAACTGAAGAAAGCCGCCATGGACCTTGAAGACGGCGACATGAACGACGCCAAAGCACGAGCAGGGGAGGCGGAGGGAATGTACAGGACCGCGGAACTGGAAGCGATCAAAGCGAACTACCTGGGGCCCGCCCGTGCTCTCGTGGATAAGGCGGACGAGATGGATGCACGGGAGAGTGCTCCGGCCACCATCACTGCGACCGAGAAGCTGATCCGCCAGGCCGAAGAGCTCCTCAAGTCCAACCGCTACGATACCGACGAGGCACGCCAACTCGCCCAGGAAGCGAAGTACGAAGGCCAGCACGCCATCACACTCTTCCAGTCGATCACTGCATTCAAGAAATCTGAACGTACGCTCGAAGACCTGATCACGACCTACGAAGGCTACCTCACGACGGTGGGGAAAGCCCTGGATATGACGGCACGCTTCGACGGCGGCCCCGACGCTGCGGTGAATGCGCTCACCGCGGAGATCAATAAGCGCGAAGCGGAAACGGCCCGGGAGCGCGGGACGATCAAGCGGCAGGAAGAAGAGATCGTAACGCTCAAACAACAGATCGCCTCGATGGAAAGCCGCCTCGGCTCCCTCACGGAAGCCGAACGGGAACTGAAGCGCCGCATCGAGATCCAGAAGCGCCAGGAGGAGACGTTCACGGTGGTCTCCGCCATGTTCACCAAACAAGAAGGCATGGTACTCCGCGATGGACAGAACGGGATCATCCGCCTGTACGGACTCACCTTCCCTCCCGGCAGGAATACCATCGATCCGCAGTACTTCGGATTGCTGACGAAGGTCCAGGAAGCCATACGTAAATTCGGACGCTCGCAGGTATCGGTGGAAGGCCACACGGATTCGCGCGGAAGCGACGATGCGAATCAGAAGCTCTCCGAAAGCCGGGCCCTCGCCGTGGCCGAATACCTGCGTGCCAACATGGGCGGCAACTTTCCGATCGTCTCCCAGGGCTTCGGCGAAAGCAAACCGGTCGCCTCGAACGATACCGAGGACGGGCGGGCCAAGAACCGGAGGATCGATATCATCATCGTGCCGGAATGGGCGGTCAAGTAG
- a CDS encoding DinB family protein has protein sequence MIRTIADFERGWATEMEATQKIFKHITTASLTQVVHKDVRTLGRLAWHIVTSMPEMAERTGIHPAGPAPDAPIPATAKEIFDAYSTAAISLLEEIKKNWTDETLQVQDDMYGEKWTRSQTLTVLITHQIHHRAQMTVVMRLLGLSIPGIYGPAQQEWAAYGMQAPAI, from the coding sequence ATGATCAGGACGATTGCGGATTTTGAACGTGGCTGGGCCACGGAGATGGAAGCCACCCAGAAGATCTTCAAACACATCACGACGGCGTCGTTGACGCAGGTGGTGCACAAGGATGTCCGTACGCTCGGACGCCTGGCCTGGCACATCGTGACCTCCATGCCGGAAATGGCCGAGCGTACGGGGATCCATCCTGCCGGACCTGCTCCCGATGCACCCATCCCGGCGACTGCGAAGGAGATCTTCGACGCCTACAGCACTGCAGCGATCTCTCTCCTGGAAGAGATCAAGAAGAACTGGACCGATGAGACGCTGCAGGTACAGGACGACATGTACGGGGAGAAGTGGACGCGGAGCCAGACACTCACCGTCCTTATCACCCATCAGATCCATCACCGCGCGCAGATGACGGTGGTGATGCGCCTCCTCGGATTGAGCATCCCCGGCATCTACGGCCCCGCCCAGCAGGAATGGGCCGCGTATGGCATGCAGGCCCCGGCCATCTGA
- a CDS encoding Fe-S cluster assembly protein HesB, with translation MSGTFLLRTPRNFSFWRTAYSHGWYDLLPFASDRANQTLSRVLRLTDGSIVGCEMRAAREGVRVRCTSTTLLSATHRKELRATLGTCLRLDEDLSGFYRAMRRLPDYRWIARHHAGRLLRAPTVFEDAVKMICTTNCTWALTVQMVRGIVGRFGPTDGALTAFPDATLIAGSTEATLRRECSTGYRSPALLELATAVASGRLPIESWRTTTIGTGELFDAMCTVRGIGPYAAGNLLRLAGRYEHLGLDSWVRKQWRTLHARGRNVSDARIERFYEKYGQWRGLMFWLEMTRDWHDEKFRTKGGP, from the coding sequence ATGAGCGGAACCTTCCTCCTTCGCACGCCCCGCAACTTCTCCTTCTGGCGCACCGCCTACAGCCATGGCTGGTACGATCTCCTCCCCTTCGCCTCCGATCGTGCGAACCAGACGCTCTCACGCGTCCTCCGTCTGACCGATGGGTCGATCGTCGGGTGCGAGATGCGCGCTGCCAGAGAAGGTGTGCGTGTCCGATGCACATCGACAACTCTTCTGTCGGCCACACACCGCAAAGAACTGCGCGCAACGCTCGGGACGTGCTTGCGCCTGGATGAGGATCTTTCCGGATTCTATCGTGCCATGCGCCGCCTACCGGACTACCGCTGGATCGCACGCCATCATGCCGGACGGCTTCTCCGCGCACCCACGGTCTTCGAGGACGCCGTGAAGATGATCTGCACGACGAACTGTACATGGGCACTCACGGTGCAGATGGTGCGTGGCATCGTGGGGAGGTTCGGCCCCACCGACGGTGCGCTCACGGCATTCCCCGATGCAACGTTGATCGCAGGGTCGACCGAGGCGACACTCCGCAGAGAATGCTCCACGGGATATCGCTCCCCCGCCCTGCTCGAACTCGCCACTGCGGTCGCTTCCGGCCGCCTGCCGATCGAATCATGGCGCACAACAACCATCGGCACCGGAGAACTCTTCGATGCGATGTGTACGGTGCGGGGCATCGGACCGTACGCGGCCGGCAATCTCCTCCGGCTTGCAGGACGGTATGAACACCTCGGCCTGGATTCCTGGGTGCGCAAGCAATGGCGGACGTTGCATGCACGTGGCCGGAACGTCAGTGATGCGCGGATCGAACGCTTCTATGAGAAGTATGGCCAGTGGAGGGGGTTGATGTTCTGGCTGGAGATGACGCGAGACTGGCATGACGAGAAATTCAGAACAAAAGGCGGGCCGTAA
- a CDS encoding ATP-dependent 6-phosphofructokinase — MKLNRIGILTGGGDCPGLNAVIRSIAKPAMRHFNAKVIGIVDGYEGMVEGLHRELTPLDVTGIINQGGTILGTSNKGDPFHFPMGERNNIRIVDASQQVLDHYRNMKLDVLVTIGGDGTQIIAHKLSQMGLNVIGVPKTIDNDLEATDITFGHDSARSVATEAIDRLQTTASAHHRVIVLETMGRYAGWIALGAGIAGGADIILIPEIPFSWDKVFDTVLMRSRGAKFSIVVVAEGAKPKGGEVSVKEMDSKRTDPVRLGGIGELVAKRIEEETGVETRVTVLGHTQRGGSPTSFDRILATRFGAAALQAASSGEFGVMTSLQRNDVVTVPLADAVGRQRLVAPDSQLVFAARAVGTCLGD, encoded by the coding sequence ATGAAATTGAATCGCATTGGAATTCTCACCGGAGGCGGTGACTGCCCCGGACTGAATGCGGTCATCCGCAGTATCGCAAAACCAGCCATGCGTCACTTCAATGCGAAAGTGATCGGCATCGTGGATGGGTATGAAGGCATGGTGGAGGGCCTCCACCGTGAGCTCACGCCACTCGATGTTACCGGCATCATCAATCAGGGCGGCACCATCCTCGGTACGTCCAACAAAGGGGACCCCTTCCACTTCCCCATGGGAGAGCGCAACAATATCCGCATTGTTGACGCGTCCCAGCAGGTGCTCGACCATTACCGCAACATGAAACTGGACGTGCTGGTGACGATCGGCGGCGATGGCACGCAGATCATCGCCCACAAGCTATCGCAGATGGGCCTGAACGTCATCGGCGTACCCAAGACGATCGACAACGACCTCGAGGCCACGGACATCACGTTCGGCCACGACTCGGCGCGATCGGTCGCGACCGAGGCGATCGACAGGTTGCAGACCACGGCGTCCGCGCATCATCGGGTGATCGTGCTGGAGACCATGGGTCGTTATGCAGGTTGGATCGCCCTCGGGGCGGGCATTGCCGGCGGAGCGGATATCATTCTTATCCCCGAGATCCCGTTCTCGTGGGACAAGGTCTTCGACACGGTGCTCATGCGCAGCCGGGGTGCGAAGTTCAGCATCGTGGTGGTCGCAGAGGGTGCCAAGCCCAAGGGCGGCGAGGTGTCGGTGAAGGAGATGGACAGCAAACGGACGGACCCTGTGCGTCTGGGCGGGATCGGCGAGCTGGTGGCGAAACGGATCGAAGAGGAAACGGGTGTGGAAACGCGCGTGACGGTGCTCGGGCACACACAGCGTGGTGGCAGCCCGACGTCGTTCGACCGCATTCTCGCGACGCGTTTCGGCGCGGCTGCCCTGCAGGCGGCATCGTCGGGAGAGTTCGGCGTCATGACGAGTCTGCAGCGGAACGATGTGGTGACCGTGCCGCTGGCGGATGCTGTCGGCCGTCAGCGTCTTGTGGCTCCGGATTCGCAGTTGGTCTTTGCCGCGCGTGCGGTCGGGACCTGTCTCGGCGACTGA
- a CDS encoding tetratricopeptide repeat protein, with product MEEIRRRAEADELKRIEEEERSSASGFGQNADGEASSPFPTLQGQFPPSVSGKADTEQRAVILRERLGIALDRGNLENARDLLDELEALNPADPALSGFHDRLAFAAIRELDADAAPHPAPEPECEPTVFTPEPPPPAPPSPPAPVVAPAPISSAHLNERISDLLDSVHALYEQEKYEAALQTLNQVFLLDPEHTEAIKLRQQIEDAWQLAEVIKQEAAQHRAAEPLPAPAPKPAVPLGGKDSDFWGPTELSADHGDPIAGIPDVAAAAQPKKAKEPTLDRLATQVAKVKIPIKPILTVAGVAALAVVAWLVIGTLVQAVVPPDRVVCVFPPTITPGQTNDGAIADGFVEDLIRDLASVTSIRVVGPATSFTLRERSAKPVHVARGLAAGFFIQSDLAIDGDRCTGSFALMDTVKLEPKWQTRFECAIEDLPAKRIEVARALLAAMDVEVGDADHYLLKPGSRRSSPGYHAYLVGRALVQTGDPAALGDARDLFLQAVQQDSLLGDAWAGLGWASILALDRLTVSPSEETPKVLSYVQHAVTNGAHRAETFRVWAMIELMNRNYAKAESRMQEAVEVSPSDAEALKQLARILTLRGRTDDALHAALRAVAIDPLNPSSHVTAGSVHQFRGEFKEAEESYRRAIQEDRQDLVVAELHACVMVYLQRADEALNVVADLTSRDRTDPVGHYQFGRMAQTAGRPKAEWTASFERARTLLEEKLRSRPDDASSLALLALTQTRLGSFRDAGAAMEKALALAPGDSRVLHAAARMYALQRDRERSMTYLTQALDIRYDLQAIVDMDLFNLRTDEEFLRSVTR from the coding sequence TTGGAAGAGATTCGGCGCCGGGCCGAAGCAGATGAGCTGAAGCGCATCGAGGAGGAAGAGCGTTCCTCCGCCAGCGGATTCGGACAGAATGCGGACGGTGAAGCATCGTCGCCGTTTCCTACGCTTCAGGGTCAGTTCCCCCCTTCAGTGTCCGGAAAGGCGGATACCGAGCAACGTGCGGTGATCCTGCGCGAGCGGCTTGGCATCGCGCTCGATCGTGGGAACCTCGAGAACGCCCGCGATCTTCTCGACGAACTTGAAGCTCTGAATCCGGCAGATCCTGCATTGTCCGGGTTCCATGACAGACTTGCCTTCGCGGCCATCAGGGAATTGGATGCCGACGCTGCCCCGCACCCGGCACCTGAACCCGAGTGCGAGCCCACGGTCTTCACTCCCGAGCCACCCCCTCCAGCGCCTCCGTCTCCACCTGCGCCCGTTGTGGCGCCCGCTCCTATCTCATCCGCACATCTGAACGAGCGGATCAGTGACCTCCTGGATTCGGTGCACGCGCTCTATGAGCAGGAGAAGTACGAGGCTGCGTTACAGACATTGAATCAGGTCTTTCTTCTGGACCCCGAGCATACCGAAGCGATCAAGTTGCGCCAGCAGATCGAAGATGCATGGCAGCTTGCGGAGGTCATCAAGCAGGAGGCGGCGCAGCACCGTGCGGCAGAGCCCTTGCCTGCTCCCGCACCGAAGCCGGCTGTTCCTCTTGGCGGAAAGGACTCCGATTTCTGGGGGCCGACCGAGCTGTCGGCGGACCATGGCGATCCGATCGCGGGCATCCCTGATGTTGCTGCCGCTGCACAACCGAAGAAGGCGAAGGAGCCCACGCTCGATCGTCTTGCGACGCAGGTTGCGAAGGTCAAGATCCCCATCAAACCGATCCTGACGGTTGCCGGCGTTGCCGCTCTTGCCGTCGTCGCCTGGCTGGTCATCGGAACGCTGGTGCAGGCCGTTGTTCCACCCGACCGGGTGGTGTGCGTGTTCCCACCGACGATCACTCCGGGGCAGACCAACGATGGTGCGATCGCCGATGGCTTCGTTGAGGATCTGATCCGTGATCTCGCGAGCGTGACGTCGATCCGTGTTGTCGGCCCTGCGACGTCGTTCACGCTGCGTGAACGGTCGGCGAAGCCGGTGCATGTTGCCCGCGGCCTTGCTGCGGGATTCTTCATTCAATCGGATCTGGCGATCGACGGCGATCGTTGCACGGGAAGTTTTGCGTTGATGGACACCGTGAAGCTTGAGCCGAAGTGGCAGACGCGTTTCGAGTGTGCCATCGAAGATCTGCCGGCGAAGCGTATCGAGGTGGCGCGCGCGCTCCTTGCGGCGATGGATGTCGAGGTGGGCGACGCGGACCACTATCTTCTGAAACCCGGGAGTCGCCGTTCATCGCCGGGGTACCACGCATATCTCGTTGGCCGCGCGCTGGTGCAGACGGGCGACCCTGCGGCGCTGGGTGATGCGCGGGACCTGTTCCTGCAGGCCGTGCAGCAGGACTCTCTGCTGGGCGATGCATGGGCCGGCCTTGGATGGGCGAGCATCCTTGCCCTGGACCGGTTGACGGTTTCGCCTTCAGAGGAAACGCCCAAGGTCCTGTCGTACGTGCAACACGCCGTCACGAATGGCGCGCACCGTGCCGAGACGTTCCGTGTGTGGGCCATGATCGAACTGATGAACCGGAACTATGCCAAGGCAGAATCGCGCATGCAGGAAGCGGTGGAGGTTTCGCCGAGCGATGCCGAAGCACTCAAGCAGCTTGCGCGCATCCTGACGCTGCGAGGGAGGACCGATGACGCCCTGCATGCGGCGCTTCGTGCGGTGGCGATCGACCCGCTGAATCCTTCGTCGCATGTCACTGCGGGATCGGTGCACCAGTTCCGCGGTGAATTCAAGGAAGCGGAAGAATCGTACCGGCGGGCGATCCAGGAGGACAGGCAGGATCTCGTTGTGGCGGAACTGCACGCGTGCGTGATGGTCTACCTGCAGCGAGCCGATGAAGCGTTGAACGTTGTGGCGGACCTGACATCGCGGGACCGCACGGACCCGGTGGGGCACTACCAGTTCGGCCGCATGGCGCAGACCGCCGGCCGTCCGAAGGCCGAGTGGACGGCTTCCTTTGAGCGGGCCCGCACGCTGCTGGAGGAGAAGTTGCGGAGCAGGCCTGATGATGCGTCGTCGCTGGCATTGTTAGCGCTCACCCAGACCCGCCTTGGTTCGTTCCGGGATGCGGGTGCGGCGATGGAGAAGGCGCTCGCTCTGGCGCCGGGTGACAGCAGAGTTCTGCATGCTGCGGCGCGCATGTATGCGCTGCAGCGCGACAGAGAACGATCAATGACCTATCTGACGCAGGCACTGGATATCCGGTATGACCTGCAGGCGATCGTGGATATGGATCTGTTCAATCTCAGAACGGATGAAGAATTCCTCCGCTCTGTGACACGATGA
- a CDS encoding thioredoxin family protein codes for MFRVMILIALAAALAGCRSTYQNADPTLLLGVVQRSQFTDAFLHAYPDEPIGEPFIEMIRQARPGVRVLVFMGTWCSDSKRDVPRFLRIADASGMTPADFELYGVDRKKKSPDGLEEKYAIDRVPTFIFLRGGKEIGRIVEMPRTTLEGDILAILATPGS; via the coding sequence ATGTTCCGTGTCATGATACTGATCGCTCTCGCGGCGGCACTTGCGGGATGCCGTTCGACATACCAGAATGCGGATCCCACGCTCCTTCTGGGTGTGGTCCAGCGTTCGCAATTCACCGATGCATTTCTCCATGCGTATCCTGATGAACCGATCGGAGAGCCATTCATCGAAATGATCCGTCAGGCGCGTCCGGGTGTGCGTGTGCTCGTGTTCATGGGGACCTGGTGTTCTGATAGCAAGCGCGACGTGCCGCGCTTTCTCCGGATCGCGGACGCGAGCGGGATGACCCCCGCCGACTTCGAACTCTACGGCGTGGATCGGAAGAAGAAGAGTCCTGATGGCCTCGAGGAGAAGTATGCGATCGACCGCGTACCGACCTTCATTTTCCTTCGTGGCGGGAAGGAGATCGGCCGGATCGTGGAAATGCCCCGGACGACCCTGGAAGGGGATATTCTCGCGATTCTCGCCACCCCGGGGTCTTGA
- the queF gene encoding NADPH-dependent 7-cyano-7-deazaguanine reductase QueF, which translates to MTEPLDRRYDVQDISTIDVAVLETFPYEYSGKDITMHIETDEFTSVCPWSGLPDFATIRIDYIPSKVCIELRSLKYYLLSYRNVGIYQEHLVNRLLDDLVGCAKPLWMKVVADYRIRGGVHTVASREYTARQRRGKR; encoded by the coding sequence ATGACCGAACCACTCGACCGCCGCTATGATGTGCAGGACATCTCCACCATCGATGTCGCTGTGCTGGAGACGTTCCCGTACGAGTACAGCGGGAAGGACATCACAATGCACATCGAAACCGACGAGTTCACGTCGGTCTGCCCCTGGTCAGGGCTCCCCGATTTTGCCACGATCCGCATCGACTACATCCCGTCGAAGGTCTGCATCGAACTGCGTTCACTGAAGTACTATCTCCTGAGCTACCGGAATGTCGGCATCTATCAGGAGCACCTCGTGAACCGGCTCCTCGATGATCTGGTCGGCTGTGCAAAGCCCCTCTGGATGAAGGTGGTCGCCGATTACCGCATCCGCGGCGGCGTGCACACCGTCGCCAGCCGCGAATACACGGCACGACAACGGCGTGGAAAACGATGA
- a CDS encoding queuosine precursor transporter has translation MTSLLIGVYIACELIANVTAAKPVALFGLVAPGGVFIYALTFTLLDLLHERLGQKGVRTLVYTAFIANGLLAGYIAVIAAMPAPPFYTNQDAFVAVLGSTPRIVFASLTAYLISSLLDVEVYARLRERFAHAAWSRILLSNTVSTAVDSAIFVVIAFAGIMPVMPLILGQYAIKMAVTVASLPLAYAIRSARRYVTEA, from the coding sequence ATGACCTCGCTGCTCATCGGGGTCTACATCGCCTGCGAACTCATCGCCAACGTCACGGCGGCAAAGCCGGTTGCACTCTTCGGACTCGTCGCCCCGGGCGGCGTGTTCATCTACGCACTCACGTTCACGCTTCTCGACCTCCTGCATGAACGGCTCGGGCAAAAAGGAGTACGAACGCTTGTCTATACCGCATTCATCGCCAATGGCCTGCTGGCAGGATACATCGCGGTCATCGCCGCCATGCCGGCCCCGCCATTCTACACCAACCAGGATGCATTCGTTGCGGTCCTTGGCTCCACACCGCGCATCGTGTTCGCCAGCCTGACGGCGTATCTCATCAGCTCCCTGCTCGACGTGGAAGTGTACGCGCGACTGCGCGAACGGTTCGCGCATGCGGCATGGAGCCGTATCCTCCTCAGCAACACCGTTTCCACCGCGGTCGACAGCGCGATCTTCGTGGTGATCGCCTTCGCCGGGATCATGCCGGTGATGCCCCTGATCCTCGGACAGTATGCGATCAAGATGGCCGTGACGGTCGCCAGTCTCCCCCTTGCATACGCCATACGATCCGCACGGCGGTACGTCACCGAGGCCTGA
- a CDS encoding cold-shock protein: MEKGVVKWFNGAKGFGFIKRETGEDVFVHYKAIVGEGYKTLNEGDRVEFDVEKGPKGLQALRVTKI, encoded by the coding sequence ATGGAAAAGGGAGTCGTCAAGTGGTTCAACGGAGCCAAGGGTTTCGGTTTCATCAAGCGCGAAACCGGTGAAGACGTGTTCGTCCACTACAAGGCGATCGTTGGCGAAGGCTACAAGACCCTCAACGAGGGGGACCGTGTTGAATTTGATGTTGAGAAAGGGCCGAAGGGACTTCAGGCGCTCCGCGTCACGAAGATCTAA
- a CDS encoding co-chaperone GroES has protein sequence MKRMTMAIRVKKELIVVGDRVLLTLDEGSEKTKSGLYLPASVREKDKVATGRVTKVGPGYPIPNPNYNEDEPWSTNKEPMKYIPLQAHEGDYAIFLREQAIEVEYEDEKYLIVPQSAILMLLRSELHEE, from the coding sequence ATGAAACGGATGACCATGGCGATACGTGTGAAAAAAGAGCTGATCGTTGTTGGCGACAGGGTGCTACTGACGCTGGATGAGGGTTCCGAGAAGACCAAATCGGGGCTATATCTGCCTGCCTCTGTGCGCGAAAAGGACAAAGTGGCGACCGGGAGGGTCACAAAAGTGGGGCCCGGATACCCCATTCCGAATCCGAACTACAACGAAGATGAGCCATGGTCGACCAACAAAGAGCCTATGAAATACATCCCGTTGCAGGCTCATGAAGGCGACTATGCGATCTTCCTGCGCGAGCAGGCTATCGAGGTCGAGTACGAGGACGAAAAGTACCTCATCGTTCCACAATCCGCGATTTTGATGCTCCTTCGCAGTGAACTCCACGAGGAATAG